The following DNA comes from Enterobacter sp. SA187.
AGACCTTACGCCTGCTGGAAGTGAACGGCTGGCTGGCGGACGACGCGCTGATTTATGTCGAAAGCGAAGTGGAAAACGGGCTGCCGCAGGTACCTGTGCACTGGGATCTGCATCGCGAGAAAGTGGCCGGTCAGGTGGCCTATCGTCTGTATCACCGCACCGTACAAGGAGAGCAACATGCTGATTAATCTGGGACGTTTACTGATGCTGGGGGTATGGGCGTTTCTTATCCTCAACCTCATCCACCCTTTCCCGCGGCCGCTGAATATTTTCGTCAACGTCGCGCTGGTATTCACCGCTTTTATGCATGCGTTGCAAATGGTGATGCTGAAAACCGCGCTGCCCAAAAATGGCCCACAGATGACGGCGGCGGAACAGTGGCGCGTTTTTCTGTTCGGCGTCTTTGAGCTGCTGGTGTGGCAAAAACGTCTGAAAGCGCTGCAAAACAAAAAATAATCCTCACCGGATGCCTCAGAAAATGCGGAAAGTCTCCCCGCAGGCTGAAGGGGCGTTGCCATCTGCGTTGCGCGACCACTACACTGAAGACAGGGCTGTGGGCGCAACGCCCACGCGACAATAACGAATTCAAGGAATTAAGATGCTTTGGTCGTTTATCGCTGTATGTTTTTCCGCATGGTTGTATGTGGACGCGTCGTATCGCGGGCCGGCATGGCAACGCTGGGTATTTAAACCTGTCACTTTATTACTGCTGTTGCTGCTTGCCTGGCAGGCGCCGATGTTTGATGCCATCAGCTATCTGGTGCTGGCGGGGCTGTGCGCCTCGTTGATCGGTGATGCGCTGACGCTGCTGCCGCGCCAGCGTCTGCTGTACGCCATAGGCGCGTATTTCCTCGCCCATCTGCTCTACACCATCTACTTCGCCGGTCAGATGACGTTGTCCTTTTTCTGGCCGCTGCCGCTGGCGCTGCTGGTCATTGGCGCGCTGTTGATCGCGGTGATCTGGACGCGACTGGAGGAGCTGCGCTGGCCGATCTGTACCTTTATCGCCATGACGCTGGTGATGGTATGGCTGGCGGGCGAGCTGTGGTTCTTCCGTCCGACGGCCCCGGCCCTGTCCGCCTTTGTGGGTGCCGCGCTGTTGCTGCTGGGGAATATCGTCTGGCTGGGCAGTCACTACCGCCGCCGCTTCCACGCCGACAACGCCATCTCTGCCGCCTGCTACTTTGCCGGGCATTTCCTCATCGTGCGATCGCTCTACTTATAATGCTTGACTCTGGAGTCGACTCCAGAGTGTATCCTCCGGGTAATGAGAAAATTATCATTCCCGGAGGATGCCATGCTCACGCCGCCCGTCAAAAAAACGCCGCAGTTTGCCCGCGCCCCGCTGCGCCCGTTAACGCCTGCGCCTGAAAAAAACTGCTGCGCTGACCATGCCGATCCGGCACCGGCATCGCTATCCGGCGATCCGCAGGGCAGCCGTTTTTCCTGGCAGGTCGCCGGGATGGACTGCGCCGCCTGCGCCCGTAAAGTCGAAACCGCCGTGCGCCAGGTTGAGGGCGTGAATCAGGTCCAGGTCACCTTCGCCACCGAAAAACTGATTGTCGATGCCGGGCGCGATGTCCGTGCGCAGATTGAAACCGCCGTACAGCGCGCCGGTTATACGCTGCGCGATGCGCAGGCCCCGCTCCCGCCCGTCTCCACCCTGCGGGAGAACCTGCCGCTGCTGACGCTGGCGGTCATGATGGCCATCAGCTGGGGTCTGGAGCAGGTTAATCATCCCCTCGGCCAGCTGGCGTTTATCGCCACCACGCTGGTCGGTCTGTTCCCCGTTGCCCGCCAGGCGCTGCGGCTGATAAAAAGCGGCAGCTGGTTCGCCATTGAAACGCTGATGAGCGTGGCGGCCATCGGCGCGCTGTTTATCGGCGCCACCGCCGAAGCGGCCATGGTATTGCTGCTGTTTTTAATCGGCGAGCGGCTTGAAGGCTGGGCAGCCAGCCGCGCCCGCCAGGGCGTCACGGCGCTGATGGCCCTGAAACCGGAAAGCGCCACGCGGCTCACGGGCTCGGCGCGTGAATCCGTGGCACCGGACAGTCTGCGCCCCGGCGATGTGATTGAAGTGGCAGCGGGCGGGCGTTTACCGGCGGATGCAAGACTACTCGCCGCCTTCGCCAGCTTTGACGAAAGCGCGTTAACCGGTGAGTCGGTGCCCGTTGAGCGCCGCGCAGGAGAAAAAGTTCCCGCCGGGGCGACCAGCGTCGACCGGCTGGTGACGCTGGAAGTCATTTCCCGCCCGGGCGAAAGCGCCATTGATCGCATTCTGCAACTGATCGAAGAAGCTGAGGAACGCCGCGCGCCCATCGAGCGCTTTATCGATCGCTTCAGCCGCGTCTATACGCCGGTCATCATGGCGGCGGCGCTGCTGGTGGCCGTGCTGCCGCCATTGCTGGCAGGAGCGGCCTGGTACGAGTGGATCTACAAGGGCCTGACGCTGCTGCTGATCGGCTGTCCGTGCGCGCTGGTGATCTCCACCCCGGCCGCCATCACCTCCGGGCTGGCGGCGGCGGCGCGTCGTGGAGCGCTAATCAAAGGCGGCGCGGCGCTGGAACAGCTGGGCCGTATTCGTCAGGTGGCGTTCGATAAAACCGGCACGCTGACGGTGGGTAAACCGCAGGTAGTGGGCGTTTCGGCGCAGGGGATGGGTGAAGATGAACTGCTGGCCTGTGCCGCCGCCGTGGAACAGGGATCCACCCATCCGCTGGCGCAGGCCATCACAGAGGAAGCGCAGGCGCGCAATCTGACGCTGATGCAGGCGGAAGATCAGCGTACGCTGCCTGGCAGGGGTATTGAGGCAAGGGTCGCGGGGAAATCTATCTTTATCTGCGCGCCGGATAAACTGCCTGCCGGTGTGCTGGACGAAAGCTGGCTTACTCAAATTCAGGAACAGGAAGCGCAGGGCCAGACGGTGATCGCCGTGCTGCGCGATGGCGGGCTGTGCGGCACCCTGGCGCTGCGCGATACGCTGCGGGAAGACGCCCCTGAAGCCGTAAATGCCCTGCGTCGGCTTGGCATCAGCGGCGTGATGCTCACCGGCGATAATCCCCGCGCGGCAGCGGCCATTGCCAGCGCGCTGGGACTGGAATTCCGTGCCGGGTTATTGCCCGCCGATAAGGTGACCGCCGTGACCGCGCTGGATCGGCAGTCGCCGCTGGCAATGGTGGGCGATGGCATTAATGACGCACCGGCCATGAAAGCCGCCACCCTCGGCATCGCCATGGGCAGCGGCACCGACGTGGCGCTGGAAACCGCCGATGCGGCGCTGACCCACAACCGCCTGACCGGGCTGGCGCAGATGATCCAGCTGGCCCGCGCCACCCATGCCAATATCCGGCAGAACATCGCGATCGCGCTGGGTCTGAAAGCCATTTTCCTGGTCACCACGCTGCTCGGCATCACCGGCCTGTGGCTGGCGGTGCTGGCTGACACAGGCGCCACCGTGCTGGTGACGGCGAATGCGCTGCGGTTGTTGGGTAAGCGGTAGCGGACTACTGCATCCCCAGCAATCGCGGCAACCACAGCGAGATCGCCGGGATATAAGTCACCATTCCCAGCACCAGCAGCAGCATGCCGTAGAACGGCAGCATCGCGCGCACGACGGACTCGATCTTCTGCTTGCTGACGGCGCTGGCGACAAACAGCACCGATCCCACCGGCGGCGTGATCAGGCCGATCCCCAGGTTAACCATCATGATCATGCCGAAGTGCACCGGATCAATCCCCAGCGCGTTGGTAACCGGCAACAGCACCGGCGTCAGGATGAGGATAATCGGCGCCATATCCATCAGCGTGCCGATCAGCAGCAGCATAACGTTGAGGTACATCAGGATGACGTATTTGTTATCTGACAGCGACGTAAAGAACGCGGTAATACGTTCCGGCAGCTGCATGTAGGTCATCACCGCACCGAAGGCGGCAGCAAAGCCTATCAGGATCATGACGATAGTGACGGTTTTCACCGTGCGGCACATCAGCTTCGGCAGTTCGCTCCACTTGTAGTCACGGTAGATAAACATGGTGACGAAAAAGGCCCACAGGCAGGCCACAGCAGCAGATTCGGTGGCCGTAAAAATTCCCGACAAAATACCGCCGAGGATGATCACGACAGTAAACAGCCCCCACAGCGCATCAAAGAAAATCTTCAACGCCTGCTTAAACGGGATCCTGTCGCCTTTCGGGTAGCCGCGCTTATGGGCAAAGCCAAGGCACATGATCATCAGGCAGACGCCCAGCAGCAGTCCCGGCAGCACACCGGCGATAAACAGCGTGGCGATGGACACCGTGCCGCCTGCCGCCAGAGAGTAGATCACCGAGTTGTGGCTGGGCGGGATAAGAATGGCCTGTACCGAACCGCTGGCGGTCACCGCCGCCGCATAATCGCGCGGATAGCCCTTCTTTTCCATCTCCGGGATCATCACGCTGCCGATCGAGGCGGTATCGGCCACTGACGAGCCGGAAATCGCACCGAAAAAGGTGGAGGCGACGATATTCACCAGCGACAGGCCGCCGCGAATAAAGCCGACAAAGATATAGGCAAAATTCACCAGCCGTTTAGCAATGCCCCCTTCCGCCATGATCGCGCCGGCGAGAATGAAGAACGGTATCGCCAGCAGGGTAAATTTGTTCACCCCGCTGGTGATCTGGATCATCAGCGCCTCAAGGGGTAAATCGATCCACAGCGCGCCTGCGACGGCGCTCAGGCCGACGGCAAAGGCCACCGGCATCCCCAGCGCCAGCAGAATGGCGAGGGTGAACAACAACACAAATGCATCCATCTCTCACCTCTTAACCATGGTTACCAATCAGCACTACCGGACGGTTCTCCTGGGAACCGAACAGCAGCCGCTCAATCACAAACAGGATCAGGATCGCCGAACCAACAGGTAGCGGCAGATAACTCTCCCCGGAGGTCAGCACCGGGAATTCCGCTACCGGCTGCTCCCACAGTTCCACACACAGTAAATAGCTGTACCAGAAGATCAGGCTGGAGATGAGCAGCATCAGTAGATCCACCACCCGCGCACAGACATTTTTCAGCGCCAGCGGCAGACGATCGGTCAGCATGTTGACGGCGATGTGCGATCCGGCACGGTAGCCCACCGCTGCGCCGATAAAGGTAAAAGTCACCATACAGATAATGGCGACCGGTTCCGGCCAGGATTCGCCGCGGTTAAGCACGTAGCGCGAGAAAATGCCGATGGGGATGACAATGGTCATCACCAGCAGGGAAATCCCCGCCACTGTCATGGCGAGCAGGTACAGGCGATCCATCCACTTCAGGTAGATTTCGGACATACGTCCTCCACAAGGCGTTATGCGCCAGCGGACGGCTGGCGCAGCAGAATTACTTCACATCCGCGATGGCTTTCATCAGATCCTGGTGTTTGTCGCCATACTGCGCGCGCACCGGCTCTGTCGCCTTCACAAAGACCGCCTTGTCGATTTCCTGGAATTTCACGCCGCCAGCTTTCATTTTCGCGACCGCGTCGGCGTTATACGCCTGCCACAGCGTGCGCTGTTCGGCCTGGGCTTCACGGGCGAGGGTGAGGATTTTCTGCTGATCGTCGGCGCTGAGTTTGTCCCATTTCACTTTGGAATAGAGCAGCATTTCCGGGGTAATA
Coding sequences within:
- a CDS encoding DUF1145 family protein, giving the protein MLINLGRLLMLGVWAFLILNLIHPFPRPLNIFVNVALVFTAFMHALQMVMLKTALPKNGPQMTAAEQWRVFLFGVFELLVWQKRLKALQNKK
- a CDS encoding lysoplasmalogenase encodes the protein MLWSFIAVCFSAWLYVDASYRGPAWQRWVFKPVTLLLLLLLAWQAPMFDAISYLVLAGLCASLIGDALTLLPRQRLLYAIGAYFLAHLLYTIYFAGQMTLSFFWPLPLALLVIGALLIAVIWTRLEELRWPICTFIAMTLVMVWLAGELWFFRPTAPALSAFVGAALLLLGNIVWLGSHYRRRFHADNAISAACYFAGHFLIVRSLYL
- the zntA gene encoding Zn(II)/Cd(II)/Pb(II) translocating P-type ATPase ZntA, producing the protein MLTPPVKKTPQFARAPLRPLTPAPEKNCCADHADPAPASLSGDPQGSRFSWQVAGMDCAACARKVETAVRQVEGVNQVQVTFATEKLIVDAGRDVRAQIETAVQRAGYTLRDAQAPLPPVSTLRENLPLLTLAVMMAISWGLEQVNHPLGQLAFIATTLVGLFPVARQALRLIKSGSWFAIETLMSVAAIGALFIGATAEAAMVLLLFLIGERLEGWAASRARQGVTALMALKPESATRLTGSARESVAPDSLRPGDVIEVAAGGRLPADARLLAAFASFDESALTGESVPVERRAGEKVPAGATSVDRLVTLEVISRPGESAIDRILQLIEEAEERRAPIERFIDRFSRVYTPVIMAAALLVAVLPPLLAGAAWYEWIYKGLTLLLIGCPCALVISTPAAITSGLAAAARRGALIKGGAALEQLGRIRQVAFDKTGTLTVGKPQVVGVSAQGMGEDELLACAAAVEQGSTHPLAQAITEEAQARNLTLMQAEDQRTLPGRGIEARVAGKSIFICAPDKLPAGVLDESWLTQIQEQEAQGQTVIAVLRDGGLCGTLALRDTLREDAPEAVNALRRLGISGVMLTGDNPRAAAAIASALGLEFRAGLLPADKVTAVTALDRQSPLAMVGDGINDAPAMKAATLGIAMGSGTDVALETADAALTHNRLTGLAQMIQLARATHANIRQNIAIALGLKAIFLVTTLLGITGLWLAVLADTGATVLVTANALRLLGKR
- a CDS encoding TRAP transporter large permease, giving the protein MDAFVLLFTLAILLALGMPVAFAVGLSAVAGALWIDLPLEALMIQITSGVNKFTLLAIPFFILAGAIMAEGGIAKRLVNFAYIFVGFIRGGLSLVNIVASTFFGAISGSSVADTASIGSVMIPEMEKKGYPRDYAAAVTASGSVQAILIPPSHNSVIYSLAAGGTVSIATLFIAGVLPGLLLGVCLMIMCLGFAHKRGYPKGDRIPFKQALKIFFDALWGLFTVVIILGGILSGIFTATESAAVACLWAFFVTMFIYRDYKWSELPKLMCRTVKTVTIVMILIGFAAAFGAVMTYMQLPERITAFFTSLSDNKYVILMYLNVMLLLIGTLMDMAPIILILTPVLLPVTNALGIDPVHFGMIMMVNLGIGLITPPVGSVLFVASAVSKQKIESVVRAMLPFYGMLLLVLGMVTYIPAISLWLPRLLGMQ
- a CDS encoding TRAP transporter small permease, with the protein product MSEIYLKWMDRLYLLAMTVAGISLLVMTIVIPIGIFSRYVLNRGESWPEPVAIICMVTFTFIGAAVGYRAGSHIAVNMLTDRLPLALKNVCARVVDLLMLLISSLIFWYSYLLCVELWEQPVAEFPVLTSGESYLPLPVGSAILILFVIERLLFGSQENRPVVLIGNHG